One Desulfovulcanus ferrireducens DNA segment encodes these proteins:
- a CDS encoding NAD(P)/FAD-dependent oxidoreductase — MEIVDVLIVGKGPAGLSAAIYTSRAGLNTLILGCAPKVAGDYDIDNYFGFPETISGKELIELGQKQAQKFGAKIRCEKVLSIYQQEDGLFKVKTEKGEILAKAIILATGVSRIKPGIKNLSDYEGKGVSYCVSCDGFFYRNKKVMVLGEGIFAANQAIELKEYTPHVKICTQNKKITMTEEFKERLKKLDIPVIEKKIDYLEGKDFLERVVYSDGEKEEVDGLFVAMGEASSLDFAYTLGITRRGVFIEADAEQKTNVPGVFAAGDCVGRFLQISVAVGEGAIAARSAINYVKGLDRNS, encoded by the coding sequence ATGGAAATAGTTGACGTACTCATCGTTGGTAAAGGTCCGGCTGGCCTTTCTGCGGCCATTTACACTTCCAGGGCAGGATTGAATACCTTGATCCTGGGGTGCGCCCCGAAAGTAGCGGGCGATTATGATATAGACAATTATTTTGGTTTTCCGGAAACGATTTCAGGCAAGGAATTAATCGAATTAGGCCAGAAGCAGGCCCAAAAATTTGGAGCCAAAATCCGCTGTGAAAAGGTTCTTAGCATTTATCAGCAAGAGGATGGGCTATTTAAAGTCAAGACTGAAAAAGGAGAAATTCTGGCCAAAGCAATAATCCTGGCAACAGGCGTATCCAGAATCAAACCAGGAATCAAAAACCTTTCTGACTATGAAGGCAAAGGGGTATCTTATTGTGTCAGCTGCGATGGCTTCTTTTACCGGAACAAAAAGGTCATGGTCCTGGGCGAAGGTATTTTTGCGGCCAACCAAGCCATTGAACTCAAAGAATACACACCACATGTAAAAATTTGTACCCAAAATAAAAAAATAACCATGACTGAAGAATTTAAGGAGAGGTTAAAAAAATTAGATATTCCCGTCATTGAGAAAAAAATTGACTATCTCGAAGGAAAGGATTTTTTAGAACGCGTAGTTTATAGCGATGGAGAAAAAGAAGAAGTAGATGGTTTGTTTGTTGCTATGGGAGAAGCTTCCTCTCTGGATTTCGCTTACACCCTGGGTATCACCCGCAGGGGAGTATTTATTGAAGCTGATGCCGAACAAAAAACAAATGTGCCTGGTGTATTTGCTGCTGGAGACTGTGTGGGCCGCTTTTTACAGATTAGTGTAGCTGTCGGGGAAGGAGCTATAGCCGCCCGTTCAGCCATTAATTATGTCAAGGGATTAGATCGTAATTCCTAG
- a CDS encoding DUF523 domain-containing protein: MSSKIKLAVSACLLGENVRYDGGHKLEPIIREKLGPFVDFIPICPEVECGLPIPREPMRLMGKPNNPRLMTITTRTDHTQKMNDWARKKLKVLAKQNVCAYIFKSKSPSCGLTRIKIYGDHSQPIGLGAGLWARMFMQRFPHVPVVDEASFYEPGFWEMFIGRMFSTK; encoded by the coding sequence ATGTCAAGTAAGATTAAATTAGCAGTGAGTGCTTGCCTACTGGGGGAAAATGTGCGCTACGACGGCGGGCATAAGCTGGAACCCATCATCCGCGAAAAACTTGGTCCATTTGTAGATTTTATTCCTATTTGTCCGGAAGTGGAATGCGGTTTGCCAATACCTAGAGAACCTATGCGACTAATGGGTAAGCCCAACAATCCACGGCTAATGACTATTACAACCAGAACCGATCATACCCAAAAAATGAACGACTGGGCCAGGAAAAAACTAAAGGTGTTGGCAAAACAAAATGTTTGTGCTTATATCTTTAAAAGCAAATCACCGAGTTGTGGACTAACCAGAATTAAAATCTATGGTGACCACAGTCAGCCTATTGGCCTGGGCGCAGGTCTCTGGGCCAGGATGTTCATGCAGCGCTTTCCTCATGTCCCTGTTGTGGATGAGGCCAGCTTCTATGAACCCGGATTTTGGGAGATGTTCATTGGCCGTATGTTTTCAACCAAGTAG
- a CDS encoding Nif3-like dinuclear metal center hexameric protein — translation MHYQHLINLIEQTAPLSLAADWDNSGVQIAGKKKNIKKLVLALEPNLEIINTALEQDADFILCHHPLTLKPRLPNRLDSFHSILSKLLKAESWLYSAHTSLDANPDGPVNWLGAKLALKEMTVLAPMSVDTTQKPVGFGCIGSLPEAVSTQTFLIGLQTILPEQKWRLIGNKPQQVEKIAYCPGSGAELASRAFSLGADIFITGDIKYHQALEITEQGFAIDVGHFILEEKMMYYWYKELKNKLDLEIFFIPGKDPFYS, via the coding sequence ATGCATTACCAACATCTTATTAATCTGATTGAACAAACAGCTCCTCTTTCCCTGGCCGCGGATTGGGATAATAGCGGTGTGCAAATAGCAGGGAAAAAAAAGAATATAAAAAAACTTGTCCTTGCCCTTGAGCCAAACTTGGAGATTATAAACACAGCTCTGGAACAGGATGCTGATTTTATTCTCTGTCATCATCCTCTGACATTAAAACCGCGGCTTCCCAATCGCTTAGACTCCTTTCACTCCATTTTAAGTAAGCTTTTAAAGGCAGAAAGCTGGCTTTATTCTGCGCATACCTCTCTGGATGCCAACCCGGATGGTCCAGTCAACTGGCTAGGCGCGAAATTGGCGCTCAAAGAAATGACAGTGCTCGCCCCAATGTCAGTGGATACAACGCAAAAACCCGTTGGTTTTGGCTGTATTGGTTCCCTCCCAGAGGCTGTATCAACCCAAACTTTCCTGATCGGCTTACAAACGATACTCCCTGAACAAAAGTGGCGTTTAATCGGAAACAAACCACAACAAGTTGAAAAAATAGCTTATTGTCCTGGTTCAGGAGCTGAATTGGCTAGCAGAGCGTTCTCTCTGGGGGCTGACATTTTTATAACCGGGGATATTAAATATCATCAAGCCCTGGAAATTACCGAACAAGGTTTCGCCATTGATGTAGGACACTTTATTTTGGAAGAAAAAATGATGTACTACTGGTACAAAGAACTAAAAAATAAACTTGACCTGGAAATCTTCTTTATTCCAGGTAAAGATCCTTTTTATAGCTAA